One window from the genome of Epinephelus moara isolate mb chromosome 5, YSFRI_EMoa_1.0, whole genome shotgun sequence encodes:
- the LOC126390851 gene encoding NAD(P)(+)--arginine ADP-ribosyltransferase 2-like, with translation MMKDAMLFIVLCCLCVRIRPLNAKMLPEQDTVNALLRSSDIPKVDAETSPPQEATVNPPLESADPVNVQNTFTNSSLKSSGASAQVPSRLSTLVRIPLSLSPDSVDDMYYGCSHKMLIKVKRHYLPRSTREGLHSTYTKLCALKAMKNKDIYDQLSVNHFRALCAYTAGSYDDLNRAVRRGKATYKTSFEFHALHFLLSDAIRLLKLNQRSCYTTYRRSKLLFTGEAGQTMRFGSFASSSLNKNLRQFGRRSCFEIHTCFGAYLKTYSEFDSDEDEVLIPPYEMFNIVSVDMSGENDLHCDVLYKLETAGVYSSLNCQDVEPFRSRSVPF, from the coding sequence ttgccTGAGCAGGATACCGTAAATGCCCTGTTGAGAAGCTCTGACATCCCAAAGGTGGATGCTGAGACATCGCCCCCCCAGGAGGCTACAGTGAACCCACCTTTAGAGTCTGCAGATCCTGTAAATGTTCAGAACACCTTCACCAATTCCTCACTGAAGTCATCTGGTGCCTCAGCACAGGTCCCATCACGTCTGTCCACGCTCGTCAGAATCCCTCTGAGCTTGTCTCCAGACTCTGTCGATGACATGTATTACGGCTGCTCCCACAAGATGCTGATCAAAGTGAAACGTCACTACCTCCCCAGGAGCACCAGGGAGGGTCTGCACTCCACATACACAAAACTGTGTGCCCTCAAAGCCATGAAGAATAAGGACATCTATGACCAGCTGTCCGTGAATCACTTCAGGGCTCTGTGTGCCTACACAGCAGGGTCATATGACGACTTAAACCGGGCAGTGCGCAGGGGGAAGGCTACCTATAAGACCTCATTTGAATTCCACGCCCTCCACTTCCTGTTGTCTGACGCCATCCGGCTTCTTAAACTCAACCAAAGAAGCTGCTACACCACCTACCGCAGAAGCAAACTGCTCTTCACTGGGGAAGCTGGACAAACTATGCGCTTCGGCTCGTTCGCCTCCAGCTCCCTCAACAAGAACTTGCGTCAGTTTGGACGGAGGTCCTGCTTTGAGATCCACACGTGTTTTGGCGCCTACCTCAAGACCTACTCAGAGTTTGACTCAGACGAGGATGAAGTACTGATTCCTCCATATGAGATGTTTAATATAGTTTCTGTGGACATGTCAGGAGAGAatgatttacattgtgatgtTTTATACAAGCTTGAGACAGCTGGTGTTTACAGCAGCCTCAACTGTCAGGATGTGGAACCGTTCAGGAGCAGGAGTGTACCATTTTAA